The proteins below come from a single Drosophila teissieri strain GT53w chromosome 3L, Prin_Dtei_1.1, whole genome shotgun sequence genomic window:
- the LOC122615528 gene encoding LOW QUALITY PROTEIN: short/branched chain specific acyl-CoA dehydrogenase, mitochondrial (The sequence of the model RefSeq protein was modified relative to this genomic sequence to represent the inferred CDS: inserted 2 bases in 2 codons; deleted 2 bases in 2 codons) has product MMNSLKKLPVRMLANAARQQNAAMSSATGLPPPLTFLTDDEKMMKETVAKLAQEQIQPLVKKMDFEHKFDPSVVKAVFENGLMGIEIDTELGGSGCNFMTNIIVVEELSKIDPAVAAFVDIHNTLVNSLMIKXGNAEQKAKYLPKLAQEYAGSFALTEPGAGSDAFSLKTVAKKDGSHYVINGSKMWISNSDVAGVFLIFANAKPEDGYRGITTFIVDRETPGLIVNKPEDKLGIRASGTCQLTFDNVRVPEENILGTFGHGYKYAAGFLNEGRIGIAAQMVGLAQGTFDATIPYLLERKQFGDAIYNFQSMQHQIATVATEIEAARLMTYNAARLQEQGVPFQKEAAMAKYFASEVAQRAAIKCVDWXGGVGFTRDFPQEKYYRDVKIGAIYEGTTNMQLSTIAKCIKKDYAA; this is encoded by the exons ATGATGAACAGCCTGAAGAAACTGCCCGTGCGCATG CTGGCTAACGCTGCACGTCAGCAAAATGCTGCTATGTCCTCGGCAACAGGTCTCCCTCCACCCCTCACCTTCCTCACCGACGATGAGAAAATGATGAAGGAGACTG TTGCCAAACTGGCCCAGGAGCAGATCCAGCCCCTGGTGAAGAAAATGGACTTTGAGCACAAATTCGACCCCTCCGTGGTGAAGGCGGTTTTCGAGAACGGTCTGATGGGCATTGAGATCGACACCGAGCTGGGAGGCAGTGGCTGCAACTTCATGACCAACATCATCGTGGTCGAGGAGCTGTCCAAAATCGATCCTGCCGTGGCCGCTTTCGTGGACATTCACAACACGCTGGTCAACTCGCTGATGATCA TTGGCAACGCCGAGCAGAAGGCCAAGTACCTGCCCAAGTTGGCCCAGGAGTACGCCGGCAGCTTCGCCCTGACCGAACCCGGAGCAGGATCCGATGCCTTCTCCCTAAAGACCGTCGCCAAAAAGGACGGCTCCCACTACGTAATCAACGGCTCCAAGATGTGGATCTCAAACTCCGATGTAGCCGGAGTCTTTCTAATCTTCGCCAATGCCAAGCCAGAGGAT GGCTACCGTGGCATTACCACCTTCATTGTGGACCGTGAGACCCCTGGACTGATCGTGAACAAGCCGGAGGACAAGCTCGGCATCCGTGCCTCTGGAACCTGCCAGCTCACCTTCGACAACGTGCGTGTGCCCGAGGAGAACATTCTGGGAACCTTCGGCCATGGCTACAAGTACGCCGCCGGTTTCCTGAACGAGGGTCGCATCGGTATT GCTGCCCAGATGGTGGGCCTGGCCCAGGGAACCTTCGACGCCACCATTCCGTACCTGCTGGAGCGCAAGCAGTTCGGAGATGCCATCTACAACTTCCAGTCAATGCAGCACCAGATCGCCACCGTGGCCACGGAGATCGAGGCCGCACGCCTGATGACCTACAATGCGGCTCGTCTGCAGGAGCAG GGGGTGCCCTTCCAGAAGGAGGCGGCCATGGCCAAGTACTTCGCTTCCGAGGTGGCCCAGAGGGCGGCGATCAAGTGCGTCGACT ATGGAGGCGTTGGCTTCACCCGCGACTTCCCACAGGAGAAGTACTACCGTGACGTGAAGATCGGAGCCATCTACGAGGGCACCACCAACATGCAGTTGAGCACCATTGCCAAGTGCATCAAGAAGGATTATGCGGCCTAA
- the LOC122615562 gene encoding LOW QUALITY PROTEIN: pre-mRNA-processing factor 6 (The sequence of the model RefSeq protein was modified relative to this genomic sequence to represent the inferred CDS: inserted 1 base in 1 codon), with protein sequence MSNITAAVIANRNKKHFLGVPAPLGYVAGVGRGATGFTTRSDIGPARDANDVSDDRHAPPATKRKKKDEEEEEDEDLNDSNYDEFSGYSGSLFSKDPYDKDDEEADAIYDSIDKRMDEKRKEYRDRRLREDLERYRQERPKIQQQFSDLKRSLASVTSEEWSTIPEVGDSRNRKQRNPRAEKFTPLPDSLISRNLGGESSSTLDPSSGLASMVPGVATPGMLTPTGDLDLRKIGQARNTLMNVKLSQVSDSVTGQTVVDPKGYLTDLQSMIPTYGGDINDIKKARLLLKSVRETNPNHPPAWIASARLEEVTGKVQMARNLIMRGCEMNIQSEDLWLEAARLQPPDTAKAVIAQAARHIPTSVRXWIKAADLESETKAKRRVFRKALEHIPNSVRLWKAAVELENPDDARILLSRAVECCNTSVELWLALARLETYENARKVLNKARENIPTDRQIWTTAAKLEEANGNIHMVEKIIDRSLTSLTVNGVEINRDHWFQEAIEAEKSGAVNCCQSIVKAVIGIGVEEEDRKQTWIDDAEFCAKENAFECARAVYAHALQIFPSKKSIWLRAAYFEKNHGTRESLEALLQRAVAHCPKSEILWLMGAKSKWMAGDVPAARGILSLAFQANPNSEDIWLAAVKLESENSEYERARRLLAKARGSAPTPRVMMKSARLEWALEKFDEALRLLEEAVEVFPDFPKLWMMKGQIEEQQRRTDDAAATYTQGLKKCPTSIPLWILSANLEERKGVLTKARSILERGRLRNPKVAVLWLEAIRVELRAGLKEIASTMMARALQECPNAGELWAEAIFMETKPQRKTKSVDALKKCEHDPHVLLAVSKLFWSEHKFSKCRDWFNRTVKIDPDLGDAWAYFYKFELLHGTEQQQQEVIDRCISAEPTHGESWCRVSKNIQNWQFKTPEVLRAVVRELSIPI encoded by the exons ATGTCCAACATAACGGCGGCGGTTATAGCCAACCGTAACAAGAAGCATTTCTTGGGCGTTCCAGCTCCTTTGGGCTATGTTGCCGGCGTTGGTCGAGG AGCCACGGGATTCACCACTCGGTCCGATATTGGTCCTGCCCGTGACGCCAACGATGTTTCCGACGACCGCCATGCTCCGCCGGCCACCAAACGTAAGAAAAAagacgaagaggaggaggaggacgaagacTTGAACGACTCAAACTATGACGAGTTTAGTGGTTACAGTGGCTCCCTGTTTTCCAAGGATCCGTACGACAAGGATGACGAGGAGGCGGACGCTATCTACGATTCGATAGACAAGCGAATGGACGAGAAGCGGAAAGAGTATCGTGATCGGCGGCTGCGCGAGGATTTGGAACGGTACCGCCAGGAGCGACCGAAAATCCAGCAGCAGTTCAGCGACCTGAAACGCTCACTGGCCAGCGTCACATCGGAGGAGTGGTCCACAATTCCCGAAGTGGGCGATAGTCGCAACAGAAAGCAACGAAACCCAAGGGCCGAAAAGTTTACCCCCCTGCCGGACAGCTTGATATCCAGAAACCTTGGCGGCGAGTCGTCCTCTACGTTAGATCCGTCCTCGGGCTTGGCTTCTATGGTGCCCGGCGTAGCCACTCCTGGCATGCTGACACCTACGGGAGATCTTGATCTGAGAAAGATTGGCCAGGCCCGTAACACTCTTATGAACGTCAAATTGTCACAGGTTTCCGATTCCGTGACAGGGCAAACGGTGGTGGATCCCAAGGGCTATCTCACCGACCTGCAGAGTATGATTCCCACTTACGGTGGTGACATAAACGACATCAAGAAGGCACGTTTGTTGCTCAAGAGTGTGAGGGAAACGAATCCTAACCATCCACCCGCTTGGATTGCCTCCGCTCGTTTGGAAGAGGTGACTGGCAAGGTTCAGATGGCCAGGAATCTGATTATGAGGGGCTGCGAAATGAACATCCAGTCTGAGGATCTTTGGCTGGAGGCAGCTCGTCTTCAGCCGCCAGATACAGCCAAAGCGGTGATCGCGCAAGCTGCTCGTCATATTCCTACCTCGGTTA ATTGGATTAAAGCAGCTGACCTGGAGTCGGAGACTAAAGCCAAGCGTAGGGTTTTTAGAAAAGCTCTGGAACATATTCCGAATTCTGTTCGCCTGTGGAAAGCTGCTGTGGAACTAGAGAATCCCGATGATGCACGTATTTTACTCTCTCGCGCCGTGGAGTGCTGCAACACCAGTGTAGAACTTTGGTTGGCTCTCGCTCGCTTGGAAACCTACGAGAATGCCCGAAAGGTCCTAAACAAGGCTCGAGAGAATATTCCCACTGATCGCCAGATTTGGACCACAGCTGCGAAGTTGGAGGAGGCCAATGGAAATATACACATGGTGGAAAAGATCATTGATCGATCATTGACCTCGTTGACCGTCAACGGAGTGGAAATCAACCGTGATCACTGGTTCCAGGAGGCCATCGAGGCGGAAAAATCGGGAGCTGTTAACTGTTGCCAATCCATAGTAAAGGCTGTCATTGGAATAggagtggaggaggaggatcgcAAGCAGACTTGGATTGATGATGCTGAATTC TGCGCAAAGGAAAATGCTTTTGAGTGTGCTCGAGCTGTATACGCTCACGCCCTGCAAATATTTCCCTCAAAGAAAAGTATTTGGTTGCGAGCCGCATACTTTGAAAAAAACCATGGAACCCGCGAATCTTTGGAGGCTTTGTTGCAGCGAGCCGTTGCCCATTGTCCTAAATCGGAGATTCTTTGGCTGATGGGGGCCAAATCCAAATGGATGGCTGGAGACGTTCCAGCCGCGAGAGGTATTTTGTCTTTGGCTTTCCAGGCCAATCCCAATTCCGAGGACATCTGGTTGGCTGCCGTTAAGTTGGAATCAGAGAATTCGGAATATGAGCGTGCGAGGCGCTTGTTAGCCAAGGCTAGAGGATCTGCACCAACACCAAGGGTGATGATGAAATCAGCTCGCCTGGAATGGGCTTTGGAAAAGTTCGATGAAGCTTTGCGGTTGCTGGAAGAGGCGGTAGAAGTGTTCCCAGATTTCCCCAAACTGTGGATGATGAAGGGTCAGATTGAGGAGCAGCAGAGACGGACAGATGATGCGGCTGCCACCTATACTCAAGGCTTGAAAAAGTGTCCTACATCAATCCCACTGTGGATTCTTTCCGCCAATCTAGAAGAGCGCAAAGGAGTCCTAACGAAGGCTCGATCCATTCTGGAACGAGGTCGTTTGCGCAACCCCAAGGTGGCTGTTCTCTGGCTAGAGGCCATCAGGGTAGAACTGCGTGCGGGTCTCAAGGAGATTGCCAGCACAATGATGGCCAGAGCTCTGCAGGAATGTCCGAATGCTGGCGAGCTTTGGGCGGAGGCTATCTTCATGGAAACCAAGCCCCAGCGAAAGACCAAGTCAGTGGATGCTCTGAAGAAATGCGAGCATGACCCACATGTGCTGCTGGCTGTATCGAAATTGTTCTGGTCTGAGCACAAGTTCTCAAAGTGCAGGGATTGGTTTAATCGTACG GTCAAGATCGATCCAGATCTAGGTGATGCTTGGGCGTATTTCTACAAGTTCGAATTGCTCCACGGcacggagcagcagcagcaggaggttATCGATCGGTGCATTTCAGCAGAACCCACGCACGGCGAATCCTGGTGTCGGGTCAGCAAGAACATCCAGAACTGGCAGTTTAAGACACCGGAGGTGCTGCGTGCCGTTGTCCGGGAGCTATCCATACCCATCTAA
- the LOC122616816 gene encoding LOW QUALITY PROTEIN: 60S ribosomal protein L26 (The sequence of the model RefSeq protein was modified relative to this genomic sequence to represent the inferred CDS: inserted 3 bases in 3 codons): MKQNPFVSSSRRKNRKXHFQAPSHIRRRLMSAPLSKELRQKYNVRSMPIRRDDEVQVIRGHFKGNQVGKVVQAYRKKFVVYVEKIQRENANGTNVYVGIXPSKVLIVKLKLDXDRKAILERRGKGRLAALGKDKGKYTEETAAQPMETRKSPAKTLLWTTGTSLFTVFTVTLSVKNKTSEKMRVEMAPFFTIKKS, encoded by the exons ATGAAACAGAACCCGTTCGTGTCGTCGTCGCGCAGGAAGAACCGCA CGCACTTCCAGGCACCCTCCCACATCCGCAGGCGCCTCATGTCCGCTCCCCTGTCCAAGGAGCTGCGCCAGAAGTACAATGTGCGTTCCATGCCCATCCGCCGCGACGATGAGGTCCAGGTGATCCGCGGCCACTTCAAGGGCAACCAGGTAGGCAAGGTGGTCCAGGCCTACCGCAAGAAGTTCGTCGTCTACGTCGAGAAGATCCAGCGTGAGAACGCCAACGGCACCAACGTCTACGTGGGCA CACCCAGCAAGGTGCTGATCGTCAAGCTGAAGCTCG AGGACCGCAAGGCCATCCTGGAGCGTCGCGGCAAGGGTCGTCTGGCCGCTCTCGGCAAGGACAAGGGCAAGTACACCGAGGAGACCGCCGCCCAGCCCATGGAGACGCGTAAATCGCCGGCTAAAACTCTGCTCTGGACAACTGGGACGTCGCTGTTTACTGTTTTTACCGTAACGCTTAgtgtaaaaaacaaaacatctGAAAAAATGCGTGTGGAAATGGCGCCATTCTTTACAATAAAGAAAAGTTGA
- the LOC122616814 gene encoding ninjurin-B has translation MDSGEVKISLEDSPSSGESFASTTSGPCCGSGRDLDSQVDERDKEEEQFPLGATNELQKSKKTNNKCSSDLSTGNSYAANKNVAEGLMDIALLSANANQLRFLITYNDKASTYIYSMIMVILSLVLQLFVGLMLIFKRRLKRFRNRSYERTNDLLVMGVFMITVINILLAAFTTTDGGGQSLKELCGKCYGYMEGTDNGCPAKIVPAVPTHKCT, from the exons ATGGATAGCGGCGAGGTGAAAATATCTTTGGAGGATTCGCCCAGCTCCGGGGAAAGTTTCGCCAGTACAACCAGTGGTCCATGTTGCGGTTCTGGCAGGGATTTGGATAGTCAGGTGGATGAAAGGGATAAAGAGGAGGAGCAGTTCCCTTTAGGAGCCACCAATGAATTGCAAAAGTccaagaaaacaaacaataaatgttCCAGCGATCTATCTACAGGAAATAGCTATGCTGCCAACAAAAATGTAGCTGAAG GCCTAATGGATATAGCTTTGCTTTCGGCGAATGCGAATCAGTTGCGATTCCTGATTACTTATAACGACAAGGCATCCACGTACATATACAGCATGATTATGGTGATACTTTCCCTGGTGCTGCAGCTGTTTGTTGGATTAATGCTGATCTTCAAA CGACGTCTCAAGCGATTCAGGAACAGAAGCTATGAAAGGACCAACGATCTTCTGGTAATGGGAGTTTTCATGATCACAGTGATCAACATTCTGCTGGCCGCATTTACCACAACGGATGGAGGAGGGCAGTCATTA AAAGAACTATGTGGTAAATGCTACGGTTACATGGAGGGAACCGATAACGGATGCCCCGCTAAAATTGTTCCAGCGGTTCCCACGCATAAATGCACTTGA
- the LOC122617239 gene encoding LOW QUALITY PROTEIN: corepressor interacting with RBPJ 1 (The sequence of the model RefSeq protein was modified relative to this genomic sequence to represent the inferred CDS: inserted 2 bases in 2 codons) yields the protein MGKGFNNYMCKKFFHPASRDNLKRVWMAEQQAEAYKKKQEELRNQYEKEQNLHENKAMLSKDSKDKLSVNFMYEPPPGVRKEREKDDNEPEYKFEWQRKYNAPRESYCKGDTEIRDQPFGIQVRNVRCLKCHKWGHINTDKECTMYSISMSEARKLHAETEASDIMAKNVLEEQMKEDGLMMKRSAQELQSIRTIQQQHQLVPSDGEEEAHANNQNPELVFLKSLSKKQKLKLLKKLEKIERMKRKGEGVKKPPKKRXKKERHEKDSKKKKSKKDKSSRKXKKGSLSDNSDTSSSDSSDSEDNHKSNHRDDKRNGHQRSKNSDHSHQRRNNESRRVDDRRDRSRSRDRSRSVSRDRRRERERRDRSRR from the exons ATGGGCAAGGGCTTCAACAACTACATGTGCAAGAAATTCTTCCACCCTGCCTCCAGGGACAATCTCAAAAGG GTCTGGATGGCTGAGCAGCAGGCGGAGGCGTACAAAaagaagcaggaggagctACGAAATCAGTATGAAAAGGAGCAGAATCTTCACGAGAACAAGGCAATGCTCAGCAAGGACAGCAAGGATAAGCTGAGCGTTAATTTCATGTACGAGCCACCGCCAGGGGTGCGAAAGGAGCGCGAAAAGGATGACAACGAGCCGGAGTACAAGTTCGAGTGGCAGCGAAAGTACAACGCTCCTAGGGAGTCGTACTGCAAGGGCGACACTGAGATCAGGGACCAGCCCTTCGGTATCCAGGTGAGGAACGTGCGTTGTCTCAAGTGCCACAAGTGGGGCCACATCAACACGGACAAGGAATGCACCATGTACAGCATTTCCATGAGCGAGGCACGAAAACTGCACGCGGAAACTGAGGCTAGCGACATCATGGCCAAGAACGTGCTGGAGGAACAGATGAAGGAGGATGGACTCATGATGAAGCGATCGGCACAGGAGCTACAGAGCATAAGGACAatccaacagcagcatcaactGGTGCCCAGCGATGGCGAGGAGGAGGCCCATGCCAATAACCAAAATCCCGAACTCGTCTTTCTCAAATCGCTGTCCAAGAAGCAAAAGCTAAAGCTGTTAAAAAAACTGGAGAAGATTGAACGAATGAAGCGCAAAGGCGAGGGCGTCAAGAAGCCCCCAAAAAAGA TCAAAAAGGAAAGGCACGAAAAAGATagcaagaaaaagaaatcaaaaaaggACAAATCTagcagaa gaaaaaagggtTCACTTAGCGATAACTCAGACACCTCATCTTCGGACAGCAGTGATTCCGAGGACAATCACAAAAGCAATCACAGAGACGACAAAAGAAATGGCCATCAGCGGTCAAAGAACTCGGATCATAGCCACCAACGTCGAAACAATGAGAGTAGACGAGTAGACGATCGCAGAGATCGTTCCCGCTCCAGAGATCGCTCGCGATCCGTTAGCAGAGACCGAAGAAGGGAGAGGGAGCGCAGAGATCGGTCCAGGCGGTAg
- the LOC122617796 gene encoding gametocyte-specific factor 1 homolog, which yields MMDNYNESDMVYCPYNKEHKMLRKKLQQHILKCRVIYKDMVELMVCPFNKSHLIPEPEFFQHTKSCEDRNIIVHYQTSAPAVLNEDTRHPKIESAENWDDDDSVPDYDPQVYCSTANIVREPNGLFPAQRKAFIEQEKRRHFGEDYEEEKKPPKAKSRADPRPTPYEPKKPFSRRQ from the exons ATGATGGATAACTACAACGAATCCGATATGGTTTATTGCCCGTACAACAAGGAGCACAAAATGCTGCGCAAGAAGCTCCAGCAGCACATCCTGAAATGCCGTGTGATCTACAAAGACATGGTGGAACTAATGGTTTGTCCATTTAATAAATCGCATTTGATCCCAGAGCCCGAGTTCTTT CAACACACCAAGTCGTGCGAGGATCGAAATATTATAGTGCACTATCAGACCAGCGCGCCTGCTGTTCTCAACGAAGACACCAGGCATCCCAAGATCGAGTCCGCAGAGAACTGGGACGACGACGACAGTGTGCCCGACTACGATCCTCAAGTCTACTGCTCCACGGCCAACATAGTGAGGGAGCCCAATGGGTTGTTTCCCGCCCAGCGGAAGGCTTTCATCGAGCAGGAGAAGCGTCGTCATTTTGGCGAGGATTacgaggaggagaagaagcCGCCAAAGGCCAAGTCTCGCGCCGATCCTCGTCCCACTCCCTACGAGCCAAAAAAGCCCTTCTCAAGGCGCCAGTAA
- the LOC122616677 gene encoding COP9 signalosome complex subunit 1b, with protein sequence MPVLPMPPLMQNAVEPMQVDIAPPNEDNENNEEQQIVVENPSIDLEVYANQYAGIVRLHRLIYVADVCPVLAVEALKMAITYVQTTYNVNLYQVLHKRLSDLNAGNAPAPPANAAGDQAAAAAPGPLPAAPLPDIAAQPVAQAQGQAQPAGEKDAFAYDAAWVDTKMKKAALKLEKLDSDLKNYKSNSIKESIRRGHDDLADHYLSCGDLTNALKCYSRARDYCTSGKHVVNMCLNVIKVSIYLQNWPHVMSYISKAESTPDFAEGSKEANAQVHTRLECAAGLAELQQKKYKVAAKHFLNANFDHCDFPEMISTSNVAVYGGLCALATFDRPELKRLVIASTSFKLFLELEPQLRDIIFKFYESKYASCLTLLDEIRDNLLVDMYIAPHVTTLYTKIRNRALIQYFSPYMSADMHKMAMAFNSSVGDLENEVMQLILDGQIQARIDSHNKILYAKEADQRNSTFERALIMGKQYQRHTRMLVLRAAMLKSHIHVKSISREGGSNHGAELCVSAGSSTTAQLARI encoded by the exons ATGCCTGTGCTGCCGATGCCACCACTCATGCAG AACGCCGTTGAGCCGATGCAAGTAGACATCGCGCCGCCGAACGAAgacaacgaaaacaacgaggagcagcagattGTGGTGGAGAACCCCAGCATCGATCTCGAAGTGTACGCCAATCAATATGCCGGGATCGTCCGACTCCATCGCCTAATTTATGTGGCGGACGTCTGCCCGGTTTTAGCGGTGGAGGCTCTGAAAATGGCCATCACTTACGTGCAGACCACCTACAACGTAAATCTCTACCAGGTGCTGCACAAGCGCTTGAGTGATCTAAACGCTGGGAACGCGCCCGCGCCACCAGCAAATGCTGCCGGAGATCaggccgcagcagcagctcccgGTCCTCTGCCAGCTGCTCCCCTTCCGGATATCGCCGCCCAACCTGTGGCGCAGGCTCAAGGACAGGCTCAGCCCGCTGGCGAAAAGGATGCTTTCGCCTACGATGCCGCTTGGGTAGACACCAAGATGAAGAAGGCGGCTCTTAAGCTGGAGAAACTGGACTCGGACCTGAAAAACTATAAGTCCAATTCGATTAAAGAGAGCATCCGGAGGGGCCACGATGACCTGGCTGATCATTACCTTAGTTGTGGCGACCTTACCAATGCCCTGAAGTGCTACTCTCGAGCCAGAGATTACTGCACTAGTGGGAAGCATGTGGTCAACATGTGCCTAAACGTAATCAAGGTATCAATTTATCTCCAGAATTGGCCCCATGTGATGAGCTACATATCCAAGGCGGAAAGCACCCCGGACTTCGCCGAAGGTTCTAAGGAGGCTAATGCCCAGGTTCATACTCGCCTTGAATGCGCTGCTGGTCTGGCGGAACTGCAGCAAAAGAAATATAAGGTGGCCGCCAAGCATTTTCTGAATGCCAACTTCGATCACTGCGACTTTCCGGAAATGATCTCCACCAGCAATGTGGCTGTCTATGGTGGCCTCTGCGCCCTGGCCACCTTTGATAGACCAGAGCTTAAGCGTCTGGTAATCGCCTCTACATCCTTCAAATTGTTCTTGGAACTGGAGCCCCAACTCAGGGATATTATTTTCAAGTTCTACGAAAGTAAATACGCCTCCTGTCTGACGCTTCTGGATGAGATCAGGGATAACCTGCTGGTCGACATGTACATTGCGCCCCATGTAACCACTCTGTACACCAAGATTCGCAATCGCGCGCTAATCCAGTACTTTAGCCCCTATATGTCAGCTGATATGCACAAAATGGCCATGGCATTTAACTCGTCGGTGGGTGATCTGGAGAACGAGGTGATGCAGTTGATATTGGACGGACAGATCCAGGCGCGCATTGACTCGCACAACAAAATCTTGTACGCCAAGGAGGCGGATCAAAGAAACAGCACCTTTGAGCGAGCTTTGATCATGGGCAAGCAGTACCAGCGTCATACCCGAATGCTTGTCCTCCGGGCTGCGATGCTCAAGAGCCACATCCACGTGAAGAGCATTTCCAGAGAAGGTGGAAGCAACCACGGCGCCGAGCTCTGCGTCTCCGCCGGATCCTCGACAACTGCACAACTTGCCCGGATCTAG